A DNA window from Arachis hypogaea cultivar Tifrunner chromosome 18, arahy.Tifrunner.gnm2.J5K5, whole genome shotgun sequence contains the following coding sequences:
- the LOC112771323 gene encoding alpha-L-fucosidase 1 yields MDNLNLPLRLVLSFNLLLLLPCCCCCCSVAPPLPILPLPNAFQIQWQLSHMSLFFHFGLNTFTGQEWGSGHVHPSLFNPTNLNATHWIHLAKVNGFNRVILTAKHHDGFCLWPSQYTNYSVRSSPWKAGTGDVLADLSAAAKLAGVDLGIYLSPWDRHEHCYGDTLLYNQFYLAQMTELLTRYGEIKDVFLDGAKGEGEKDMEYFFHTWFSLIHQLQPAAIIFSDAGPDTRWVGNELGLGASTCWSIYNSSLTPIAGIYNDPRYAAEGDPAGHEWVPALCDVSIRPGWFWHPSELPKSAINLLEIYYKSVGRNCHLLLNVPPNSSGLISPEDIQVLQGFTELRRSIFSHNLAINALLEASSTRGEGGGRGGTCDSQFSPYNVLKEGIYTYWAPEEYQSSWILYIDLQELVSFNVLQLQEPIQMGQRVSEFHLEALHQDDVWKRVTNGTTIGYQRLLMFPKVKSQHLKLVIGKSRADPLISYLGIYMDPVTIWSSIYDDTVLTSHFNATQVIHIITQDNSHTATSTATM; encoded by the exons ATGGACAACCTCAACCTGCCATTAAGGTTAGTATTGTCTTTCAACCTATTACTATTACTCccatgttgttgttgctgttgttcagTGGCTCCGCCACTTCCCATATTGCCCCTCCCAAACGCCTTCCAGATCCAATGGCAGCTGAGCCACATGTCCCTCTTCTTCCACTTCGGTCTCAACACCTTCACCGGACAAGAGTGGGGCTCCGGCCACGTACACCCTTCCCTCTTcaaccccaccaacctcaacgCCACTCACTGGATACACCTCGCCAAAGTCAACGGCTTCAACCGCGTCATCCTCACCGCCAAGCACCACGACGGTTTCTGCTTGTGGCCTTCCCAATACACTAACTACTCTGTTCGCTCCTCTCCCTGGAAGGCCGGCACCGGGGACGTCCTCGCTGACCTCTCCGCCGCCGCCAAACTTGCCGGCGTTGACCTCGGCATCTACCTCTCCCCCTGGGATCGACACGAGCACTGTTACGGTGACACCTTGCTCTACAATCAGTTCTACTTGGCCCAGATGACTGAGCTACTCACTag GTATGGAGAGATAAAGGACGTATTTTTGGATGGTGCAAAAGGAGAAGGGGAGAAGGACATGGAGTATTTCTTTCACACTTGGTTCTCTCTCATTCACCAGCTTCAGCCCGCCGCCATTATATTTTCCGATGCTGGTCCTGACACTAGGTGGGTTGGGAATGAACTTGGTCTTGGTGCCTCTACTTGTTGGTCTATTTACAACTCCAGTCTCACTCCAATTGCTGGCATTTACAATGATCCTCG ATATGCGGCCGAGGGAGATCCGGCTGGTCATGAGTGGGTACCTGCCCTCTGTGATGTCTCAATCAGACCTGGTTGGTTTTGGCATCCTTCAGAACTTCCAAAGTCTGCAATCAATCTGCTTGAAATATACTATAAGTCGGTTGGTCGAAATTGTCACTTGCTACTCAATGTGCCTCCAAACTCGTCGGGTCTCATTTCACCCGAGGATATCCAAGTTCTTCAAGGGTTCACTGAACTCAGAAGATCTATATTCTCCCACAATTTAGCTATAAATGCGCTTCTTGAAGCCAGCAGCAcgcgaggagaaggaggaggaagaggagggacTTGTGATTCACAGTTTAGTCCCTACAATGTTCTGAAAGAAGGCATATACACTTATTGGGCTCCAGAGGAGTATCAATCAAGTTGGATATTGTACATAGATCTTCAAGAACTAGTATCCTTTAATGTTCTGCAACTACAAGAGCCTATTCAAATGGGACAAAGAGTGAGTGAGTTTCACCTCGAGGCATTGCATCAAGATGATGTATGGAAGAGAGTTACAAATGGCACCACAATTGGATATCAGAGGCTTTTGATGTTTCCAAAAGTAAAATCTCAGCATTTGAAGCTTGTTATTGGCAAGTCTAGAGCTGATCCACTGATATCATACTTGGGGATCTACATGGATCCAGTTACCATTTGGAGCAGCATATATGATGATACAGTATTAACAAGCCATTTCAATGCAACTCAAGTTATTCATATTATCACACAAGACAACTCTCACACTGCTACTTCAACAGCTACAATGTAA
- the LOC112771325 gene encoding uncharacterized protein isoform X1, whose protein sequence is MEAAAEQGERGSRTQMLTGTVLGIDHTDLFYRVCALCERTLSFPSGDDSDVPASSLCKFCHPHPASASSASKRLFRILMSVATETKVFSVICFDRVARVLFGCSADDFFHFAKLHPFCGVTVNEILEGEMFTMTLTKPLNGNARHLRLASAVPLSSTFQPIIQVLREYYTSSRTSS, encoded by the exons ATGGAAGCAGCTGCAGAGCAAGGAGAGAGAGGAAGCAGAACACAGATGCTAACAGGCACGGTTTTAGGGATAGACCACACCGATCTCTTTTACAGAGTCTGCGCTCTTTGTGAAAGGACCCTTTCCTTTCCCTCCGGTGATGATTCTGATGTCCCAGCTTCTTCCCTCTGCAAATTCTGCCACCCGCACCCTGCTTCTGCCTCCTCTGCCTCCAAAAGACTCTTCCGAATCCTG ATGTCGGTTGCGACAGAAACAAAGGTATTCAGTGTCATATGCTTCGATAGAGTTGCCAGGGTTCTGTTCGGTTGTTCTGCAGATGACTTCTTTCACTTTGCAAAGCTCCACCCTTTTTGTG GTGTGACTGTAAATGAGATTCTGGAGGGAGAGATGTTCACTATGACTCTAACCAAGCCCCTCAATGGCAATGCTAGACATCTAAGGCTTGCATCCGCTGTTCCCTTGAGCTCTACATTTCAGCCCATCATTCAGGTTTTAAGAGAATACTACACATCATCACGTACTAGTTCATAG
- the LOC112771325 gene encoding uncharacterized protein isoform X2, with translation MEAAAEQGERGSRTQMLTGTVLGIDHTDLFYRVCALCERTLSFPSGDDSDVPASSLCKFCHPHPASASSASKRLFRILMSVATETKVFSVICFDRVARVLFGCSADDFFHFAKLHPFCGVTVNEILEGEMFTMTLTKPLNGNARHLRLASAVPLSSTFQPIIQG, from the exons ATGGAAGCAGCTGCAGAGCAAGGAGAGAGAGGAAGCAGAACACAGATGCTAACAGGCACGGTTTTAGGGATAGACCACACCGATCTCTTTTACAGAGTCTGCGCTCTTTGTGAAAGGACCCTTTCCTTTCCCTCCGGTGATGATTCTGATGTCCCAGCTTCTTCCCTCTGCAAATTCTGCCACCCGCACCCTGCTTCTGCCTCCTCTGCCTCCAAAAGACTCTTCCGAATCCTG ATGTCGGTTGCGACAGAAACAAAGGTATTCAGTGTCATATGCTTCGATAGAGTTGCCAGGGTTCTGTTCGGTTGTTCTGCAGATGACTTCTTTCACTTTGCAAAGCTCCACCCTTTTTGTG GTGTGACTGTAAATGAGATTCTGGAGGGAGAGATGTTCACTATGACTCTAACCAAGCCCCTCAATGGCAATGCTAGACATCTAAGGCTTGCATCCGCTGTTCCCTTGAGCTCTACATTTCAGCCCATCATTCAG GGATAG
- the LOC112771324 gene encoding serine carboxypeptidase-like, which produces MPFIFISTHFKTNIMASSSMLFFLLSTIFLFISPSFSSPAQTTTCPSGDSFTAESLIRGLNLFPKGSINRIESNTHLVPGKIVKKKLTFPYNLASSSSSSGTSVQDLGHHAGYYRLPRSKAARMFYFFFESRNKKEDPVVIWLTGGPGCSSELALFYENGPFQITKNLSLVWNEFGWDKASNILFVDQPIGTGFSYTSDDDDIRHDEAGVSNDLYDFLQAFFKEHPQFVKNDFYITGESYAGHYIPALASRVHQGNKAKEGIIINLKGFAIGNGLTNPEIQYQAYTDYALDRGLIKKSDYDSISKLIPSCKDAIKSCGTDGGDACMTSLYKCNAIFSRIMSIAGDINYYDIRKKCEGNLCYDFSNVETFLNEKTVRDALGVGDLDFVSCSSTVYDAMMEDWMRNLEVGIPALLEDGIQVLVYAGEEDLICNWLGNSRWVHAMEWSGQKEFEVASTVPFLVDGAAAGTLKSHGPLAFLKVNEAGHMVPMDQPKAALQMLTNWMQGKLTPKKGGANVSPK; this is translated from the exons ATGCCATTCATATTTATTTCTACTCATTTCAAAACAAACATCATGGCATCATCTTCTATGTTGTTCTTCTTACTCTCCACCATCTTCctcttcatttcaccttcatTCTCCTCTCCAGCTCAAACTACAACTTGCCCCTCAGGCGACTCTTTCACGGCCGAGAGCCTCATCAGAGGCCTTAACCTATTCCCTAAAGGCTCCATTAACAGAATAGAGAGTAACACTCATCTTGTCCCTGGAAAGAttgtgaagaagaagctcacattCCCTTACAatcttgcttcttcttcttcttcttcaggtaCATCTGTTCAAGATCTTGGTCATCATGCAGGGTACTATCGCCTTCCTCGTTCCAAAGCGGCAAG GATGTTCTACTTTTTCTTTGAATCTCGCAATAAGAAGGAAGACCCTGTTGTCATATGGTTGACCGGAGGACCAGGGTGCAGCAGTGAGCTTGCTTTATTTTATGAGAATGGTCCTTTCCAAATCACAAAGAACTTGTCTCTTGTTTGGAATGAATTTGGCTGGGACAAG GCATCAAATATTCTTTTTGTAGACCAGCCTATTGGGACAGGCTTTAGTTATACTTCTGATGATGATGACATCCGCCATGATGAAGCAGGTGTTAGCAATGATCTCTATGATTTCTTGCAG GCATTTTTCAAGGAGCACCCTCAATTTGTCAAGAATGATTTCTACATCACTGGAGAGTCATATGCTGGACACTACATTCCAGCTCTTGCATCAAGGGTTCACCAAGGCAACAAAGCAAAGGAAGGAATAATAATCAATCTCAAG GGTTTTGCTATTGGTAATGGTTTGACCAATCCGGAAATTCAGTACCAAGCATACACAGACTATGCATTAGACAGAGGACTGATTAAAAAGTCTGATTATGATAGTATCAGCAAGTTGATCCCATCATGCAAAGATGCCATAAAAAGCTGTG GTACCGATGGTGGAGATGCATGTATGACTTCATTATATAAATGCAATGCCATATTCAGTCGGATAATGTCCATCGCCGGCGACATTAAT TACTATGACATTAGAAAGAAATGCGAGGGAAATCTGTGTTATGACTTCTCCAATGTAGAGACATTCTTAAACGAGAAGACAGTTAGGGATGCTTTAGGTGTTGGGGACTTGGACTTTGTTTCGTGCAGTAGCACAGTCTATGATGCTATGATGGAGGACTGGATGAGAAATCTCGAAGTTGGAATCCCAGCTCTTCTTGAGGATGGAATCCAGGTTCTTGTATATGCTGGAGAAGAAGATCTCATATGCAATTGGCTTG GGAATTCAAGGTGGGTTCATGCAATGGAGTGGTCAGGTCAAAAGGAGTTTGAAGTAGCTTCTACTGTCCCATTTTTGGTAGATGGCGCGGCAGCAGGGACTCTTAAAAGCCATGGACCTCTTGCGTTCCTCAAG GTGAACGAAGCTGGGCACATGGTTCCCATGGATCAACCAAAAGCTGCACTTCAGATGCTAACAAACTGGATGCAAGGGAAACTAACACCGAAAAAGGGTGGAGCCAATGTCTCTCCTAAATGA
- the LOC112769446 gene encoding uncharacterized protein, which produces MPRSSRSSSSVRSSRGLPSISFGPEDQWFDEAPENSPMVITARVGTGLVKRILVDTGADSNIMFRNIFDALGLRDADLVTHQHGVVGLGDHFIKPDGVISLPTSVGQGQRRRTVMADFVILRDSTAYNIILGRKTINDLGAAISTKLLVMKFVTDDRSVGSIRGDLETAVACDHASLSLRKKSKEASGVFLADLYARIDDKPRPEPEGDLEKFRVGDGDEKFTFINRNLPHELKEPLMEMIRANADLLAWMPADMPGIDPQLMSHHLAVRPEAKPVAQRKRKMWRMCVDYSDLNKACPKDCYPLPNIDALIDVAAGYRYLSFMNAYSGYNQIPMH; this is translated from the exons ATGCCAAGGTCCTCGCGGTCCTCCTCGTCTGTTAGAAGTTCCCGgggactcccatccatctccttcgGCCCCGaagaccaatggttcgacgaggCGCCGGAAAATtcccccatggtcatcacggccagggttggaaccggcctcgtcaaacGCATCCTGGTGGATACGGGGGcagactcaaacatcatgtttCGAAACATTTTTGATGCCTTGGGACTACGAGATGCCGACCTGGtgacccaccagcacggtgtggtagggttGGGAGACCACTTCATAAAGCCGGATGGGGTCATTTCACTTCCGACCTCCGTGGGACAAGGGCAGAGACGGAGGACAGTGATGGCCGATTTTGTAATCTTACGAGATTCCACAGCTTacaacatcatcctggggagaaaaACCATCAACGACCTGGGGGCAGCTATCAGCACGAAGCTACTCGTAATGAAGTTTGTTACTGATGACAGATCCGTAGGATCCATCAGAGGGGACctggaaacggcagtcgcttgcgaccaCGCCAGCCTCTCTCTCAGGAAAAAATCCAAAGAAGCATCTGGGGTTTTCCTGGCCGACCTATATGCCAGGATAGATGACAAGCCCAGACCTGAGCCAGAAGGGGATTTGGAAAAATTTAGGGTCGGTGATGGGGACGAGAAGTTCACGTTCATAAACAGAAACCTTCCCCATGAATTAAAGGAGCCTTTGATGGAGATGATCAGAGCCAATGCCGACCTCCTTGCTTGGATGCCagccgacatgccagggatagatcccCAGCTCATGTCACACCATCTGGCCGTCAGACCGGAGGCCAAGCCAGTGgcccagaggaagagaaagat GTGGAGAATGTGTGTAGACTACTCCGACCtcaataaggcatgtcctaaggactgCTATCCCCTGCCCAACATTGACGCACTCATCGACGTAGCGGCggggtaccggtatctgagcttcatgaACGCCTACTCTGGgtacaaccagataccgatgcactga